The DNA region AGCCTAATCAGTGTCATCCGATAGCTATCGGATCTGAGCCTTTCCACTTCGCTGAAGATAAACTCAGTAGAAGACTTTTTTAGTGGATAACCCATTAACACCGCCAGGATAAAACTAAGAAACATTGTCACCCTGAGCGGAGTCGAAGGGCAGATGCCTGCGGCCGCCATGTACACCGAACGTTCACTTTCAAGAAGAGGAAAAACCTCATACAAAAATAAATTAGCCACGGAGACATGGAAATCACGGAAAATAACTACAATTTTTTCCCTGTTTTTTGTGCTTCCGTGGTAACCTGGTGCATCGTTTTTTTGGCGTTGGCATACAAAGAAAAGAGCGAAAGTTAGGTAAGAAAAGTTAAAAGTGATTCCCAGGCTTTAAGCGCAGGCCGCCGCCCCATGTCATTTATTTAAGGAAAAAACAAAAACATTGTCACCCTGAGCATTTCGACTTGAGCTTGTATTGAGCGTAGTCGAAATGCTCAATACAGGCTTAGTCGAAGGGCGATGTTTATTTGTTTTTTCCTACAGAAAAGGTCTTCGACTCCGCTCAGATCCGATAGGTATCGGATGACACCCGGCGAGCTTAACTAAATGACATTGGGCGCCCGGTTTCTCGGGTACAAATCTAAATTTGTCGGTTTTTATTTACCTTTCGTCGATTAAAGCGATATTCTTGTAACAAAGCAATGCCGAAATCCTCTAAAATATATAAATTGAAAGCATGAAGCACATTAAAAACTTTCCACTTGAACTGATGTTCTGGACGACGGCTTTAGTGTTGCTGGCAGCAGCAAACGCACATGAGCATCACTTTACGCTTTGTCCGCTGGCCAATTTGGGCTACGAGGGATGGTGTCCCGGATGCGGATTGGGCAGGTCGATAAGCCTTATTTTACATGGTGAGTTCGCATCGAGTTTTGCAGAACATTGGTTCGGTTTGCCAGCGCTTTTAATTATAATTTATAGAATTTACAGTTTGATAAGAAATAACACAACATCGAAAATTTTAACAACAAATACATAGAAACCATGGATATATTTCAATCGCCCCTAATGTCGTTACCAGGTATAACGCCAGAAGAATACGCCTACTTACAACAAGCAACCACAGGATTAAACGAACAACAATTGCGTAATTTTTTAATGATTTACGGAAGCCGCAGAAAGCAACCATCAGAAATCTTGTTGCTGGCCCTGATTGGATTTTTGGGTTTCGCCGGGATACACCGCTTTGTAATCGGCCAAATCGGGATGGGAATTTTGTACTTCTTTACCGGTGGTTTATGTGCTATTGGTACCATTGTTGACGTGATCAACCACAAAAGCTTAGCATTTGAGTACAACCAGAAAATGGTTTTTGAAAGCTTGCAAATGGTAAGAATGAGCGGCGGCCAATTTCAGTAATTTACTTAGAATATAAATTTACAATCCCGTCCCGATGAAAACCGAGACGGGATTTTTTTGCTGTCATCCTGAGCGCAGCGAAGGATCTCTAACCTACCTGCACTAACTTGCTGATAGCACAACCCCATTTAGCGGCCTGTCAATTTTGAGCAGTGCTGTGTTTAAGTAATATGTTTATCGCTTGCAGATGCTTCGCTCCTACCATTGACTTTATTTTGTAGCAACTTGATAAACAGAACTACAAGCTAGCCACCCCAACCCCTCCTAAATTAGGAGGGGAGTCGCAACTGCACAACCATTTCGCCTCGAAAACCATCAAGATCGCACTGCCCAACTCCTCCCGATTTCCTCCTATGGTGTGGACACATCTTTGAAACGTCGTTTTCAAACTATGAATACTCAAAATAACTACAAAATTTTATGGGGTTATCCAAGAGCGGTCGTCATCCTCAGCTTGACTGGGGATCTTAATGCGCAATAATTGGGTGCCTTGCATTAAGATTCCCGCCTGCGCGGGAATGACGATGAGTTGAAAGGAAATGTGTCGACACGATAGGATTTCTCGGCTGCGCTCGAAATGACGACGCTTCTTAGCTGCATTCTTTGAAACATGACCTCACTCATATTTATTTTTTTCCTGAAAAATTAAAACTCAGAATGATAGAGACGCAACATCAAAAATTTTTAAACAAAATCTCCGATTTGTATATCTTTATCAAATGAAACTAGCCGAAATAACCAGTTATCTGGAAACCATTGCGCCATTGAATTATCAGGAAGATTACGATAATTCGGGATTGATTGTTGGCGATCCGAACATGGAAATTCGTGCCGCATTGGTGGCGTTAGATTGTATCGAGTCCATTGTTGATGAGGCCATTTCGACAGGTTGCAATTTGATTATTACCCATCATCCAATTGTGTTTAAGGGCCTAAAAAAGCTTAATGGTAAAACCTATGTTGAACGCGTGGTGCTCAAAGCCATAAAAAACAACATCGCCCTGTACGCCATTCACACTAATTTAGATAATATCCATACCGGCGTTAACGCTCGCATTTGCGAACGTTTGGGTTTAAGCGGCACAAAAGTTCTGGCGCCAAAAACTGGCTTGTTAAAAAAGCTGGTAACCTATTGTCCGCAGGCACAAGCCGAACAGTTGCGCTCGGCATTATTTTACGCTGGTGCTGGCAACATCGGTAACTACAGCGAGTGCAGTTTCAATGCAGATGGTTTCGGCACATTTAAGGGGAATGAGGATACCGACCCATTTGTAGGCGAGAAAGGCATTCGGCATAGAGAGCCCGAGGTAAGGATTGAGGTGGTTTTTCACGCACAAAGTGAACGCAAAGTGTTAATCGCCCTGTTTGAAAATCATCCATACGAAGAAGTAGCCTACGATATTTACAAACTGGAAAATAAACATCAGTTAATTGGTTCGGGCATGGTGGGCTGGTTGGGATACGATATGGATGGCTACGATTTCCTGCATTTGGTTAAAGACCGCATGCAGGCCAGGGTAGTTCGGCATACGGATATGATCGGTAAACGAATTAAAAAAGTGGCGGTTTGTGGCGGATCAGGAAGCTTTCTTTTAAAGGACGCGATTGCGGCCGGGGCAGATGCCTTTGTTACCGCCGATTTTAAATATCACGAGTTTTTTGATGCCGACGAAAAAATCATCATTGCCGACATCGGACACTTTGAAACTGAACAATTTACATCAAATTTATTGCTTGAAATTATTCAGAAAAAATTTACTAACTTTGCAATCCGTTTAACGGAGCAAAATACAAACCCCATAAATTACTTGTTTTAATGGAACAAACCGTAGAACAAAAGCTAAAAGCTTTATACGAATTACAAAATATCCACACAAAGATTGATAAAATTCGTCAGGTACGTGGCGAGTTGCCAATGGAAGTTGCAGATTTAGAGGACGATGTTTTAGGACTAGAGACTCGAATTTCGAAAATCAAAGGAGAGCTTGATGATCTTGAGGATGCAATCGTTACCCGTAAAAACACCATCAAGGATGCTCAGGCAGCAATAAAAAGATACGATACTCAGTTAAAAGAAGTTAAAAATAACCGTGAATACGATGCTTTAACGAAAGAAATTGAAATTCAAGGCTTAGACATTCAGGTTTCTGAGAAAAAGATAAAAGAGCATGGCTTCGAAATTACTTCTAAAACTGAGATCTATGAAGCAGCATTGGCTGATTTAGAAGGAAGAAAAAAAGATTTAGAGGTTAAAAAAGCTGAACTTGATGTAATTACTGCCGAAACTGAAAAAGACGAGCAGGATTTACAAAAGAAAGCCGATAAAGCAGAGCCTCAAATTGAGGAACGTTTATTGGTTGCTTACAAGCGTTTACGCAAAAACTCGGTTAACGGTTTAGCTGTAGTAACGATCGATCGCGATTCTTGCTCAGGATGCTTTAACCAGATTCCACCACAACGCCAGCTGGATATTCGTCAACGTAAAAAAATTATCGTTTGCGAGCACTGTGGCCGTATTTTGGTAGATGAGGCTTTAACTCATGAAGTAGCAGAAGCATAATCGCTTGGTATAATCATACATAGAAACGTCCCGATCATTGTCGGGACGTTTTTTGTTTGTGCCCAAAACAAGTAATCTCTTTTTGCGTTAAGTGTACATATCCGTAAAGTGTAATTAATATTGCTGTAGCTTCAACAGTATAGAATTCTTATATACAATGATTAAAAACATTCGTTTCTTTGTTTTAACCGTTCTCCTTACCGCTCCGCTTTCCTTATTTGCCAATTTCGACTTTAATAACAACTGCCTTAACGCCTATCGGAGCATCTTTGAATTGAAGCTCGGCAATGCAAGGGCGTACATTTCCACTGAAAAGAAACAACATCCCAATAATTCAATTGTTCCGCTCCTCGAAAATTATGTAGACTATTTTACGATTTTAACCTCCGAAAGTAAGCGTGATTTTGATCGTTTAAAAGGGAATAAGGCAGATCGGTTAGATCGAATAAGCGACGATGATAAAAACTCGCCCTATTATCTATATGCCCAGGCCGAAATAAATTTGCAATGGGCTTTGATTCGTGGCCGCTTTGGCGAATACTTTAATGCCGCAATGGAGGTAAAAAGGGCCAATAGTTTATTGCAGGCAAATGCTAAAAAGTTCCCGGATTTTCACCTGAATCTTAAAGGATTGGGATTAATTAATGCAGTACTTGGGAACCTGCCAGATGGCGCCTTAAAAACCGCGCTTTCTACGTTTGGTATAAAAGGCGACTTGCAAAACGGATTGAACATGTTTGAAACGCTGGCCAATAATTTGCCAAAATCATCATACGAGCCCTTTTATGCGGAGGTTGTTTTTTACTACGCCTACGTGCTTACCGATGTTGCCCACAGCCCTGCCGCTTACTCGAAAACCATGAAGTATACCGAACGCATTGCCGATACCAGCCTGTTAAAAAGTTATTTGCAAAGTTATGTCTGCATCAAAAATTCACACAGCGACCAAGCCATTTCTATTTTATCCAAACGGCCCGAGGGTGGCGTTTACCAGCCTTTCCCTTACCTCGATTATTTAGAGGGCGTAGCTCGGTTAAATAAACTCGATTTAAGCGCCGAAAGCCACTTTAAAAGATTTATTCAGACGAATAAGGGGGTGAACTTTATTAAAGATGCCAACATCCATTTAGGATGGATTTCGTTACTTCGTGGCGATAAGGGAAGCTACAACATCTTCGCCAATAAGGCAATTAGCAGCGGCTATACTTATATGGAGAAAGATAAACAGGCAAAGAACGACGCTTCGGGTGAGGCTCCCAACTTAGACCTTTTGCAAGCACGTTTGTTGTTTGATGGAGGCTATTTATCGCGGGCATTACAGATTTTGTCAGATAAGAGTGCCAGCAATTTCAGTTCAACAAAAGATAAAATCGAATATAGCTACCGTTTAGGCCGTATTTTAGACGATTTAGGTAAAGATGACCAGGCGTTATCGGCCTATCAGGCGACAATAGCCCTAGGTCGCAACCAGAAATACTATTTCGCAGCGAACGCAGCCGTACAAACAGGAAAGATTTACGAGAAGAAGAAGAATATCGCCAAAGCCAAAGAGGCTTTTAATCTCGCAATTTCGATGAAAAACCACGAATACGAAAACAGCATCGAGAGTCAAGCCAAGGCCGGTTTAAAACGGATTGATTGATAGGTTTTTGTTGAGTGACATGTGATTTTTGCGGAAATATCAAAGCTACCATTGACGTTATTCGGTAACTTGTTGATTTACAATTAATTAATCATAAGTTGGTGAAATGGATCGCTAACTACGAACGGTCGTCGTTCCCAATTTAATTGGGAATCCTAAAGCAAAAGAAAGGTTTTAGGATTCCCGCCTGCGCGGGAATGACGGCAAGAATAATTTACGTCATCCGATAGCTATCGGATCATATTGATTTTTGTGAAACAAATTAAGACTCAGTATGATAGCGTTAAAAAACGTTTCTCACTCTTTGCCAAAATCACGTCCATCAATAACCACCCTTCTTGTTAAAACCGATAAACAAATGCATTAATGTGCATACCCGCTCCCACCGAAGCAAAAACAGCCACATCGCCGGGCTTAACTTTATAACCCTTAACCTGCTCGTTTAAAACCAAGTCTAACAAGGTCGGAACGGTGGCAACAGAACTATTGCCCAGCCACGAAATCGTCATTGGAACCAAGTTTTCTGGAACGGTTTCCTTGCCGTAAAGCTTAAATAGCCGTTTCATAATAGCTGTATCCATTTTGCCGTTCGCCTGGTGAACAAAAACGATATTTACGTCCTCAACGCTTAGCCCTGCTTTATCAATTGCTTTCTTAATTACTTGCGGCACCTGGATAACTGCAAACTCATACAGTTTACGACCATTCATTTTCAAATAGAAATTTCCGGTAGTTTCCTCTGGGTGCGAACCCTTGCCCATGATTAACAAATTGCCATAGTTTACCGCGTGCGTTTCGGTTTTATGAGCTAGGATGCCTTTCTTTTGCTCTTGTTCTTCTTTGGCTTCAAAAATTACAGCACCTGCACCATCCGAAAAGATCATGCTATCACGGTCGTGTGGGTCGATAATTCTGCTCAATGTTTCAGCACCGATCACCAATACCCTTTTCGCATCGCCGCTCTTAATAAAGTAATCGGCCTGAATTGCGCCTTGCACCCAACCCGGACAACCGAAGATGATATCATAAGCTACGCAATCGGGGTTAAGTATGCCGAGCTGCTGTTTTACTTTTGCGGCAAGGGAAGGCAAAATGTCTATTCGATTGCTCCCTAAAGGAATGTCGCCAAAATTATGGCAAAAAATAATGTAATCTAAAGTTTCTTTATCTATACCGGCATCTTCAATGGCCTTTTCAGCCGCTTTTGCGCCTATGTGGTTACTCAACTGTTCCGGGCAGGCATATCTGCGCTCAACTATTTCGGTAATCTCTGAGAACTTATGAATAATTTCTTCATTTTCTTTTTCTAATCGACTTCCGTTTTCGAAGAATATCGAGTCGAGGAACTTATCGCCCGAAATAACATTTTCTGGAATATAGCTTCCGGTGCCGGTAATTACCGTATTTATTACTTTGCTCATAATTATAATACCGCATACTAAAACGGTATGTAGTATAAATTTATGGTTAATAAATTAGAAATGGAAATTTTTTTGTTTGAAATAGTCAAATAATTGGCAATGGGCCTTTAAGGGTATTGGCACTTTGCGCCAGAAGTTAATTTCAATAATTGTAAAAAGGGTAAAGATGCTTTTTTTGTCAAATCAGTAACCTATCTTAAAAGAGAGGCAGCTTCACCATCAACGATTGAGTTGAAACAAAGGTAAATAATCTGTACCTTGGATTAATAAAAAAATATAGGGTTATGGTTATAGAAAGAACAAGTGATGAAATTATAATTAGGCTTCCCTCTTACATCAATACAGACGATCTTCAGGCTTAATTGGCTATCTCATTTATAAAGAGTCGGTCTCAAAGTCTGAGGCTACACAAGCTGATGTTGACACCTTAGCTTCAAATGTTAAAAGCGGTTGGTGAAGAGAAAAACAAAGATCGCCTAGATAGCTAAGTAATTTAAGCGTTATCGTCATTTTTGAGCATTAAGATCCCCGCATTCGCGAGGATGACGCACACTAAACATGGGCTGTTTAATTAACTGGCCAAACCTACCTAAAATCATCAATTAAAAATACAAACAGCTCTTTCGGGCCATGTGCGCCGAGCACCAGAGTTTTTTCTATATCAGCAGTACGGCTCGGCCCGGTAATGTTGCTAATCATCGACGGGATTTGATTTCCATATTTATTTTTAATCAGCTGAAAAGCGTCTTTAAGATCGAGGACCAACTGACTCGTTTTGGCAATTACAATATGGTGATGAGGAAAAATGCTCAGTCGCCTTCCTGCAGCGCTTTGGTTGGTAACCATTACACTGCCGTTTCGGGCCACTAATGCTTCGCAAAGCGTAATCCCTACCTCTGCCTGTTCAAAATCCTTATCGGTTTGGTAAAATGGAAACTCGTATTTATTGAAGAAATCTTGTAATTCGGGCTCCCAGCAATAAATTTTGCGCCATTTAAATTTGTCTGCAAGGTGAAGCATGTTTTCAAAAAAATCGATGCCGTCTTCGCAGAAGATGAAGTTTCCGGCCACTGCGGTAAGTTGCTCAGCAAATAACACTTCCAGCTCATCTGTGTTTTTTCTGTAAAGTGGGCTTTCCTCTAAGTTCGGATACGGATTTTCACGCTTCTCTAAAAGCGCTTTCCTTATCTTCTTCAGCATTTTTTCCTTGGCCGTCGTATTGTCTTTCATCATTTAAAAAAAAGCTACCCTAATAATTAAACTAGGGTAGCAAATGTAATTAATTAGAATTGTTTTCTATGCTTCTACTGGAGTAATTTGACCTGTTGAGCCAGCTTCGGTAGAATTCTCGAACAAACGTTTTCCAAATATTTCTTCGAGATCATCTTTAAACAATACTTCTTTCTCGATTAAGATGTCGGCCAATTGGATCAGCTTATCTTTGTTTTCCTGCAATAAATTAATTGCCCTTTGATACTGACTTTCAATTAAAATCGAAATTTCTTTATCGATCGTTAATGCAGTATCTTCAGAATAGGGCTTTGAGAAGTTATATTCGTTCTGACCTGATGAATCGTAATAGGTAATGTTTCCAAGCTTTTCATTCAGTCCGTAAATGGTAACCATTGCCCGGGCTTGCTTGTTTACTTTTTCTAAATCGCTCAATGCGCCAGTTGATATGGTATCGAACATCACTTTTTCAGCTGCTCTTCCACCCATTGTAGCACACATTTCATCCAACATCTGGTGCGGGCGAACGATCAGCCTTTCCTCTGGCAAATACCAGGCTGCACCTAAGCTTTGTCCGCGTGGAACGATGGTAACCTTTACTAATGGCGCCGCATGTTCCAACAGCCAGCTAACCGTAGCGTGGCCGGCCTCGTGAATGGCAATAGCACGTTTTTCGCTAGGCGTTATAATTTTATTTTTCTTTTCTAAACCGCCAACAATTCTGTCAACAGCATCCAGGAAATCTTGCTTATCAACAGCAGATTTGTTTTTTCTGGCCGCTATCAGTGCAGCTTCGTTACATACGTTGGCAATGTCTGCCCCCGAAAAACCTGGGGTTTGTTTTGCTAAGAATTCAGTATCTAATTCTTCCGATTTCTTTAACGGAGTAATGTGAACCTCGAAAATTTGTTTACGTTCAACAACATCTGGTAGGTCAACATAAATCTGTCTGTCAAAACGGCCGGCTCTTAACAACGCTTTATCTAACACATCGGCACGGTTGGTAGCAGCTAAAATAATTACGTGTGTGTTGGTGCCGAAACCATCCATTTCTACCAACAGTTGGTTTAAGGTATTTTCACGCTCATCGTTACCGCCCATTACACCGTTTTTGCCACGTGCACGGCCAATAGCATCTATCTCATCAATAAAGATGATACATGGCGACTTATCTTTCGCTTGCTTGAACAAATCTCTCACCCGGGATGCGCCCACGCCCACAAACATCTCCACAAAATCAGATCCTGAAAGTGAAAAAAATGGCACTTGTGCTTCGCCGGCAACGGCTTTGGCCAATAAGGTTTTACCAGTACCCGGCGAACCCACTAATAAGGCACCTTTCGGAATTTTACCACCGAGATCGGTATATTTTTTTGGGTTCTTAAGGAAATCTACAATTTCCATTACCTCCGTTTTGGCTTCTTCTAAACCTGCAACATCGTTAAAGGTGATATTCACCTGGCTTTCCTTATCGAACAAGGTTGCTTTCGATTTGCCGATGCTGAAAATCTGGCCTCCGCCACCAGCTCCGCCACCCATTCTGCGCATCATGAAAATCCAGAAGCCGATTAAAAGCAATACCGGTAAAATGATGCTTAAAAACCAACTTGCCAATGGATTGCTGCGGTTTTCTGATTGGAATGATACTGGTTTGCGGCCTGCCGGCAATGCTTTTTGCGATTCGGCCAATGCCGCTCTTAAGTCAGCGAACTTTCCACCAAGTTCAAAATATACAGTTGGTGTAGTAGTGTTCGATAAATTTATAGAGCTCGAGCCCTTAAAATTTTTGTATGCAGGCTTGGTTAAACTGTCTTTTTTGATGTAAACCTCGGCCCGAACCAAATCTTCAGTTTGGTAGGCTACAATTCTATCCACATCGCCAGGCAAAAGCATTTGGCTTTCGAAGGTTTCATAGGTTACCTTCTTGCCGCTATCGCTGGTGAAGAAGAATTGAGCAGCAACAATAGCTAATATGATGGCTGCATAGACCCAAAAGATATTAAATTTCGATCCTTTTTGTGGCTTTTTAGGAATGTTTGGAAGCTTTTTCCCCTGCTTATCGTTATTATTTTGATTCTCGTTCATTTGTCTTTGTCAAAATTGTATTTCAATTGGGCTATGCACTTTGATAATTTGTGCTTTCGGCGTCGCCCCAAAGTTCTTCTATGCCATAAAAATGGCGCTTTTCGGTTTTGAAAATGTGCACAACCACATCGAAATAATCGAGTATAACCCAATCTGCCGTTTCAAAGCCTTCCTTATGTCGTGGGTCGGTTTGCGTGGCCTTATAAATTTCTTTTTCTACGCTATCGGCAATGGCTTTCACCTGCATGCCCGAATTTGCGCTCGCAATAATAAAATAATCTGCTACCGATGTATGGATGTTTGTTAGATCTAACCGCACTATATCTTCTCCTTTTTTTTCCTGAATGCCGTGAACAGCTAATTCCGAAAGGTATGTAGAAAGGGCTACTATTTTCTTTTTTACCATTAAAATGCTTTAATTTTGGAATTTTAAATATATAAATTCAACCCTTGCAAAATAACACTTTTTCGACACTATTTGTTGGTCAAAATTTAATCAAATTAAA from Pedobacter endophyticus includes:
- a CDS encoding DUF2752 domain-containing protein, encoding MKHIKNFPLELMFWTTALVLLAAANAHEHHFTLCPLANLGYEGWCPGCGLGRSISLILHGEFASSFAEHWFGLPALLIIIYRIYSLIRNNTTSKILTTNT
- a CDS encoding TM2 domain-containing protein, which codes for MDIFQSPLMSLPGITPEEYAYLQQATTGLNEQQLRNFLMIYGSRRKQPSEILLLALIGFLGFAGIHRFVIGQIGMGILYFFTGGLCAIGTIVDVINHKSLAFEYNQKMVFESLQMVRMSGGQFQ
- a CDS encoding Nif3-like dinuclear metal center hexameric protein yields the protein MKLAEITSYLETIAPLNYQEDYDNSGLIVGDPNMEIRAALVALDCIESIVDEAISTGCNLIITHHPIVFKGLKKLNGKTYVERVVLKAIKNNIALYAIHTNLDNIHTGVNARICERLGLSGTKVLAPKTGLLKKLVTYCPQAQAEQLRSALFYAGAGNIGNYSECSFNADGFGTFKGNEDTDPFVGEKGIRHREPEVRIEVVFHAQSERKVLIALFENHPYEEVAYDIYKLENKHQLIGSGMVGWLGYDMDGYDFLHLVKDRMQARVVRHTDMIGKRIKKVAVCGGSGSFLLKDAIAAGADAFVTADFKYHEFFDADEKIIIADIGHFETEQFTSNLLLEIIQKKFTNFAIRLTEQNTNPINYLF
- a CDS encoding zinc ribbon domain-containing protein, whose protein sequence is MEQTVEQKLKALYELQNIHTKIDKIRQVRGELPMEVADLEDDVLGLETRISKIKGELDDLEDAIVTRKNTIKDAQAAIKRYDTQLKEVKNNREYDALTKEIEIQGLDIQVSEKKIKEHGFEITSKTEIYEAALADLEGRKKDLEVKKAELDVITAETEKDEQDLQKKADKAEPQIEERLLVAYKRLRKNSVNGLAVVTIDRDSCSGCFNQIPPQRQLDIRQRKKIIVCEHCGRILVDEALTHEVAEA
- a CDS encoding YfgM family protein, with product MIKNIRFFVLTVLLTAPLSLFANFDFNNNCLNAYRSIFELKLGNARAYISTEKKQHPNNSIVPLLENYVDYFTILTSESKRDFDRLKGNKADRLDRISDDDKNSPYYLYAQAEINLQWALIRGRFGEYFNAAMEVKRANSLLQANAKKFPDFHLNLKGLGLINAVLGNLPDGALKTALSTFGIKGDLQNGLNMFETLANNLPKSSYEPFYAEVVFYYAYVLTDVAHSPAAYSKTMKYTERIADTSLLKSYLQSYVCIKNSHSDQAISILSKRPEGGVYQPFPYLDYLEGVARLNKLDLSAESHFKRFIQTNKGVNFIKDANIHLGWISLLRGDKGSYNIFANKAISSGYTYMEKDKQAKNDASGEAPNLDLLQARLLFDGGYLSRALQILSDKSASNFSSTKDKIEYSYRLGRILDDLGKDDQALSAYQATIALGRNQKYYFAANAAVQTGKIYEKKKNIAKAKEAFNLAISMKNHEYENSIESQAKAGLKRID
- a CDS encoding 3-oxoacyl-ACP synthase III family protein, which codes for MSKVINTVITGTGSYIPENVISGDKFLDSIFFENGSRLEKENEEIIHKFSEITEIVERRYACPEQLSNHIGAKAAEKAIEDAGIDKETLDYIIFCHNFGDIPLGSNRIDILPSLAAKVKQQLGILNPDCVAYDIIFGCPGWVQGAIQADYFIKSGDAKRVLVIGAETLSRIIDPHDRDSMIFSDGAGAVIFEAKEEQEQKKGILAHKTETHAVNYGNLLIMGKGSHPEETTGNFYLKMNGRKLYEFAVIQVPQVIKKAIDKAGLSVEDVNIVFVHQANGKMDTAIMKRLFKLYGKETVPENLVPMTISWLGNSSVATVPTLLDLVLNEQVKGYKVKPGDVAVFASVGAGMHINAFVYRF
- a CDS encoding LutC/YkgG family protein; its protein translation is MKDNTTAKEKMLKKIRKALLEKRENPYPNLEESPLYRKNTDELEVLFAEQLTAVAGNFIFCEDGIDFFENMLHLADKFKWRKIYCWEPELQDFFNKYEFPFYQTDKDFEQAEVGITLCEALVARNGSVMVTNQSAAGRRLSIFPHHHIVIAKTSQLVLDLKDAFQLIKNKYGNQIPSMISNITGPSRTADIEKTLVLGAHGPKELFVFLIDDFR
- the ftsH gene encoding ATP-dependent zinc metalloprotease FtsH translates to MNENQNNNDKQGKKLPNIPKKPQKGSKFNIFWVYAAIILAIVAAQFFFTSDSGKKVTYETFESQMLLPGDVDRIVAYQTEDLVRAEVYIKKDSLTKPAYKNFKGSSSINLSNTTTPTVYFELGGKFADLRAALAESQKALPAGRKPVSFQSENRSNPLASWFLSIILPVLLLIGFWIFMMRRMGGGAGGGGQIFSIGKSKATLFDKESQVNITFNDVAGLEEAKTEVMEIVDFLKNPKKYTDLGGKIPKGALLVGSPGTGKTLLAKAVAGEAQVPFFSLSGSDFVEMFVGVGASRVRDLFKQAKDKSPCIIFIDEIDAIGRARGKNGVMGGNDERENTLNQLLVEMDGFGTNTHVIILAATNRADVLDKALLRAGRFDRQIYVDLPDVVERKQIFEVHITPLKKSEELDTEFLAKQTPGFSGADIANVCNEAALIAARKNKSAVDKQDFLDAVDRIVGGLEKKNKIITPSEKRAIAIHEAGHATVSWLLEHAAPLVKVTIVPRGQSLGAAWYLPEERLIVRPHQMLDEMCATMGGRAAEKVMFDTISTGALSDLEKVNKQARAMVTIYGLNEKLGNITYYDSSGQNEYNFSKPYSEDTALTIDKEISILIESQYQRAINLLQENKDKLIQLADILIEKEVLFKDDLEEIFGKRLFENSTEAGSTGQITPVEA
- the rsfS gene encoding ribosome silencing factor, coding for MVKKKIVALSTYLSELAVHGIQEKKGEDIVRLDLTNIHTSVADYFIIASANSGMQVKAIADSVEKEIYKATQTDPRHKEGFETADWVILDYFDVVVHIFKTEKRHFYGIEELWGDAESTNYQSA